The following is a genomic window from Acidobacteriota bacterium.
TCGAACTGCTCGCCCCCAACGGCCGCCCCGTCCAGACGACGCAGGACCTCCGAAGCTTCTGGACGACGACGTACGCCGACGTGAGGAAGGAGCTGCGAGGCCGCTACCCGAAGCACGCGTGGCCGGAAAAGCCGTAGCAGACGAACGGGTTAAAACCCGTTCGCTCCATATGGCTCCTCGGTCGCCGGCTTCGTGGCATGCAAAGGCCCGCATTTGCGGGGTATAGAGGCACGCACTTGCTGGGTATGGAGGCCAGGGGTTTCAACCCCTGGCGAAGGGCCGTCCCTGATTCACACGCGTCGGAGGACGAAGCACTTCAGGTAATAGGTCTCTGGCACGCCGAGCAGCACCGGGTGATCGCGGGCCTGCATGCGCTTCTCGACGACGATGACGGGGATCTGCGCGTCTGTGGCGGCAGACAGGATGATGCCGCCGAACATCCCCTCGTCTACATGGGCAGAACACGTACAGGTCATGAGATGACCGCCCGGTTTCAGCAGCCGGAGTGCGCGGAGGTTGATCTCCTTGTAGCCGCTGATCGCCTTCGCCACGGCGCCCTTGTGCTTGGCGAACGCAGGTGGGTCGAGCACGATCGTGTCGAAACGCTCGTCGCCGCGCTCGAACTCGCGCAGCGCATCGAACACGTTCGCTTCCCGCGCCTCGACGTTGCGCAGGTCCTGCCGTCCGGCGTTGGCGGCGATCGTCGCCACGGCGTCTGCCGACGCGTCGAGCGCCAGCACGTGTTCCGCGTGCGGCGCCATGCGCAGCGCGAAGCCGCCGTGGTAGCTGAACGCGTCGAGCGCACGTCCCGTCGCGTAAGCCGCAGCTGCCGCATGGTTCTCGCTCTGGTCCAGGAAGAGCCCCGTCTTCTGTCCCTTCCACGGATCCACCAGGTAGCGCACGGGGCCCTCCCGCACTTCGACCTGCGCTGGCACGTCGCCCCACGCCAGCACGACCTCGCGCGGCAGCCCCTCGAGCTCGCGCACCTTCGGGTCGTTGCGCAGCAGCACACCACGCGGCTGCAGCAGTTCGACAAGCAGCTCGACGATCAGTACGGCGTGTGCGTGCGTGCCCTGCGACAGCGTCTGCACCACGAGCACATCGCCATAGCGGTCGACGATGAGGGAGGGCAGGAGATCGGCTTCGCCGTGGACGAGCCGCATCGCCGTGGCGTCGAAGGCAAGCCGCTCGCGAACGGCGATCGCCGCGCGCAGGCGCTCGCGCCAGAAGTCGCGATCGACGGGCGTCGCGTCGCGCGTGAGCATGCGCAGCGTGATCTGCGAGCGATCCGACGACAGCGCGCGGCCGAGCAGCGCGCCGCGGCCGTCGCGCACGTCGACCACGTCGCCTGGACCTGCGTGCAGTTCGGTGACGTCGGAGCGGTAGATCCACGGATGCCCGCCACGCACGCGATCGATACCCTTGCGGGCGATCACGGCGGTGGGCGGACGAGGAGAGGCGTCTGGAGCTGACATGGAGAGAACCGGCCGGAAACGGGCGGGATCCGTATAGTACAATCCGCAGTCTATGCGCGTGGCGCTCGGGGCCGATCATGCGGGCGTCGCGCTCAAGGACGCGATCCGGAACCTGCTCGATTCACGCGGGATCGC
Proteins encoded in this region:
- a CDS encoding class I SAM-dependent rRNA methyltransferase, with product MSAPDASPRPPTAVIARKGIDRVRGGHPWIYRSDVTELHAGPGDVVDVRDGRGALLGRALSSDRSQITLRMLTRDATPVDRDFWRERLRAAIAVRERLAFDATAMRLVHGEADLLPSLIVDRYGDVLVVQTLSQGTHAHAVLIVELLVELLQPRGVLLRNDPKVRELEGLPREVVLAWGDVPAQVEVREGPVRYLVDPWKGQKTGLFLDQSENHAAAAAYATGRALDAFSYHGGFALRMAPHAEHVLALDASADAVATIAANAGRQDLRNVEAREANVFDALREFERGDERFDTIVLDPPAFAKHKGAVAKAISGYKEINLRALRLLKPGGHLMTCTCSAHVDEGMFGGIILSAATDAQIPVIVVEKRMQARDHPVLLGVPETYYLKCFVLRRV